One Chiloscyllium plagiosum isolate BGI_BamShark_2017 unplaced genomic scaffold, ASM401019v2 scaf_6677, whole genome shotgun sequence DNA segment encodes these proteins:
- the LOC122548193 gene encoding uncharacterized protein LOC122548193 — protein MAGHTVSDPFRAADPAHVDPLVKISLVKAHPMDRLRRRKDSERLLRTLKHLIKKERVSGVQPSSLTTRAGCLPGLAGLDSLAPAAKQLDLQASPLLGQGSAAPPSWDLPSTEAVEVELRAAESLGRRTPSCEAPAFPEDEMSLDRLLDVLTQLQYHTRQEDGVSICSRFLEACCPDGECCPYHHTALPYHWQMRRVVTQQWESVQEEGQEMLERLYCDPDKENVTLHYR, from the coding sequence ATGGCGGGACACACGGTCAGTGATCCATTCCGTGCTGCTGATCCAGCCCACGTCGATCCCCTGGTCAAAATCTCACTGGTCAAGGCTCATCCAATGGACCGTCTGAGGAGAAGGAAGGACAGTGAGAGGCTTCTCCGGACTCTCAAGCACCTGATCAAGAAGGAGCGAGTGAGCGGGGTGCAGCCGTCGTCCCTGACGACCAGGGCTGGTTGTCTGCCGGGCCTAGCTGGCTTAGACAGCCTGGCTCCGGCTGCCAAGCAGCTGGACCTGCAGGCGTCCCCCCTCCTGGGGCAGGGCTCGGCTGCGCCCCCCAGCTGGGACCTGCCGTCCACCGAGGCTGTGGAGGTAGAGCTGAGGGCGGCTGAGTCGCTAGGCCGGAGGACTCCCAGCTGCGAGGCCCCAGCCTTCCCCGAGGACGAAATGAGCCTGGACCGTCTCCTGGACGTCCTGACCCAGCTCCAGTACCACACGCGCCAGGAGGATGGAGTGTCCATCTGCTCCCGGTTCCTGGAGGCCTGTTGCCCCGATGGCGAGTGCTGCCCGTACCACCACACGGCCCTGCCCTATCACTGGCAGATGAGGAGGGTGGTGACTCAGCAGTGGGAGAGCGTTCAAGAAGAGGGCCAGGAGATGCTGGAGAGACTCTACTGTGACCCTGACAAAGAGAATGTCACCCTGCACTACAGGTGA